From a single Cotesia glomerata isolate CgM1 linkage group LG6, MPM_Cglom_v2.3, whole genome shotgun sequence genomic region:
- the LOC123267668 gene encoding transmembrane protein 50A: MASCLENVQIPSCVWFEAEDKRNSLMSMLAGTLFFTGWWFIIDAHAQYPEEMSSAYHVCGVFGTISLFMVNSVTNAQIRGDSYNGGCLGSRGARGWLFVGLVMGFAAVIAACWILFADFVAKDDKHSWPGVGLLLQNLFIFFGSLTYKFGRSEDQ; the protein is encoded by the exons atggCATCTTGTCTTGAAAATGTACAAATTCCATCCTGTGTTTGGTTTGAAGCCGAAGATAAACGTAATTCGTTAATGTCAATGCTTGCTGGAACactg ttttttacaGGCTGGTGGTTTATTATTGATGCTCATGCTCAATATCCTGAAGAAATGTCAAGTGCGTACCATGTTTGTGGTGTTTTTGGTacaatatcattatttat gGTGAATTCAGTAACAAATGCACAAATTCGAGGTGATTCATACAACGGTGGATGTTTAGGTTCTAGAGGAGCACGTGGATGGTTGTTTGTCGGTCTTGTTATGGGATTCGCAGCTGTTATTGCTGCCTGTTGGATATTATTTGCTGATTTCGTTGCTAaag ACGATAAACACAGTTGGCCAGGTGTTGGTTTactattacaaaatttattcatattttttggATCACTGACATACAAATTTGGACGATCCGAAGATCAGTAG
- the LOC123267647 gene encoding neurogenic protein big brain-like, producing the protein MEEVSKDLDMHIVNLLTKLSEMQAKVKHRTKNHRHPMSTELKSIELWKAIATECFSTFLFSLIVLGAASSSNVYGSGLSVLATAIASGFAISAIYLIFGHISGGHVNPAVSLAFAITRKVSPLRATLYVAAQCGGGIAGAAALYFINISQSMPTSGRPSLAYEKLLLEMTLSWFIVAAHLKADKDKNYSAFLAKPAGVLAAAYTASTLVASPFLNPARALGLAFVTNKWEFHWVYWVGPIIGSVIASMVHRFVSCWKNQRSRESRTMDDGDSSLPSDGDTYDDFDKPSGPKYTSGYAATYRPVAGASSIYSGPTATALERVESIYGGTKSLYCKSPPLTRANLNRSQSVYAKSTSSPRDGFIIPKPGPLVPAQSLYQMRLGQASLPLPSREPLSNPIGPQPSSSHNPTQNHNSTNQNMQNQLQQCTQSIYGIRGISTSLSTRENGIYGVTTASSIYGRAPAPPPESQQQQQQQQQSPSISSSQVSASQSNSSQLQNQHPQNQNQNQNQTQNQMQQEGMISRRPESMYGHISRRSDDSAYGSYQGSNRGNYAKTTGPPPPPPPGFMGSVSFRDNRPSPGPIQQNQVQQQNYQRNSPNPQY; encoded by the exons atggAGGAAGTATCGAAAGATTTGGACATGCATATTGTAAATTTGCTGACTAAACTATCGGAAATGCAAGCAAAGGTCAAACATCGAACGAAAAATCACAGACATCCCATGTCCACAGAATTAAAAAGCATAGAATTGTGGAAAGCTATTGCAACGGAATGTTTTTCAACTTTTCTCTTCTCACTTATTGTACTTGGCGCAGCCTCTTCTTCAAATGTTTACGGAAGTGGATTGTCTGTGTTGGCAACTGCAATTGCTTCTGGATTCGCTATTTCTGCTATATACCTAATCTTTGGCCATATCAGCG gaGGTCACGTTAATCCAGCAGTGTCACTGGCATTTGCAATTACAAGGAAAGTATCACCACTACGTGCAACTTTATACGTAGCAGCACAATGCGGTGGTGGAATTGCTGGTGCGGCAGCGCTTTATTT CATAAATATAAGCCAATCAATGCCAACCAGCGGACGGCCAAGTTTAGCTTACGAGAAATTACTATTGGAGATGACACTTTCATGGTTTATCGTCGCGGCACATTTAAAAGCTGACaaggataaaaattattctgcgTTTCTTGCCAAACCTGCTGGAGTTCTGGCTGCTGCTTATACAGCTTCAACATTAGTAGCg AGTCCATTTTTGAATCCAGCACGAGCATTGGGATTGGCCTTTGTAACAAACAAATGGGAGTTCCACTGGGTGTACTGGGTAGGTCCAATAATCGGATCAGTGATAGCTTCAATGGTCCACAGATTTGTGTCATGTTGGAAGAACCAACGATCCCGAGAATCGCGTACTATGGACGACGGCGACTCATCATTACCATCCGACGGAGATACCTACGATGATTTCGACAAGCCATCAGGTCCTAAATACACCAGTGGGTATGCAGCAACATACCGTCCAGTAGCTGGAGCATCTTCAATCTACTCAGGACCAACAGCAACTGCATTAGAGCGCGTTGAATCTATTTACGGTGGAACCAAGTCACTTTATTGCAAATCTCCACCATTAACACGAGCAAATCTCAACAGATCGCAAAGTGTTTATGCGAAATCAACATCATCTCCACGAGACGGGTTCATCATACCCAAACCAGGACCATTGGTACCAGCACAAAGTCTGTATCAGATGAGACTAGGCCAAGCTTCTTTGCCGCTACCATCAAGAGAGCCTTTATCTAACCCAATTGGTCCTCAGCCGTCTTCATCCCACAACCCGACTCAAAATCACAACAGTACTAACCAAAATATGCAGAATCAACTGCAACAATGCACACAGAGTATTTATGGAATTCGTGGAATTTCTACTAGCTTAAGCACTAGAGAAAATGGAATTTACGGTGTCACTACTGCTTCTAGTATTTATGGACGTGCTCCAGCACCACCACCAGAAtctcaacaacaacaacagcaacagcaacaatCACCCTCTATTTCTTCATCACAAGTTTCAGCAAGTCAATCAAATTCAAGTCAGCTACAGAATCAACACCCacaaaatcaaaatcaaaatcaaaatcaaactCAGAATCAAATGCAACAAGAAGGAATGATCTCTCGTCGACCTGAGAGTATGTACGGACACATATCTCGCAGAAGTGACGACTCAGCCTATGGAAGCTATCAAGGCTCAAATAGGGGCAATTATGCTAAAACAACTGgtccaccaccaccaccacctcCTGGATTCATGGGATCCGTTAGTTTTCGTGATAACAGACCAAGTCCTGGTCCAATACAACAGAATCAAGTTCAGCAACAAAATTACCAACGGAATTCACCCAATCCACAGTATTAA